In the Geobacter sp. FeAm09 genome, one interval contains:
- a CDS encoding bacteriohemerythrin, producing MVISPAWPTVRQHQGSRSNMEHFTWNNTYSVADEELDNHHKKLFGIFNKLYDTCLKRNETAPLAAIIEELASYSTYHFHAEEQHMKELGYGGMEQHIAEHRTFAARMDKYRHAHGTNEVVVSKEIVLHLWKWLIDHVMTEDKKYALGPKRPAHRSPRDGQV from the coding sequence ATGGTAATATCACCGGCATGGCCGACCGTCCGGCAGCATCAGGGGAGCAGAAGCAACATGGAGCATTTCACCTGGAACAACACCTATTCCGTAGCCGACGAAGAGCTGGACAATCATCACAAGAAGCTGTTCGGCATATTCAACAAACTCTACGACACCTGCCTGAAAAGGAATGAAACCGCCCCGTTGGCTGCGATCATCGAAGAGCTGGCGTCCTACAGCACCTATCACTTCCATGCCGAGGAGCAGCATATGAAAGAGCTGGGCTACGGCGGCATGGAGCAGCACATCGCCGAGCACCGGACGTTCGCCGCCAGGATGGACAAGTACCGCCACGCCCACGGGACCAATGAGGTGGTGGTGTCGAAGGAGATCGTCCTGCATCTCTGGAAATGGCTCATCGACCATGTCATGACGGAAGACAAAAAGTATGCGCTCGGGCCGAAACGGCCGGCGCACAGGAGCCCCCGCGACGGACAGGTCTGA
- a CDS encoding nitroreductase family protein, which translates to MRITFVCLMAGLLLAGSVAAKETAAAKDTFSVIHSRKSVKSFTGAAVSTADLDKIIRAGMAAPTAVNQQPWSFVVITDPATRAALAAGLPNARGIDKAGAVIIVCAEPEKAHMKSREFAIIDASLASENILLATEALGLGGHWTASYPYEDKMKHVRAVLGIPAAVIPLNVILVGVPTGEDKPKDKYQKDKIHWGTW; encoded by the coding sequence ATGAGAATCACCTTTGTTTGCCTGATGGCCGGCTTGCTGTTGGCAGGGTCCGTTGCAGCCAAGGAAACGGCAGCGGCGAAAGACACCTTTTCCGTCATCCATTCCAGGAAGAGCGTGAAATCCTTTACCGGAGCGGCCGTCAGCACGGCGGACCTGGACAAGATCATACGGGCCGGAATGGCCGCGCCGACGGCGGTCAACCAGCAGCCGTGGTCGTTCGTAGTGATAACCGACCCTGCGACACGGGCGGCCCTGGCCGCCGGCCTGCCCAACGCGCGGGGCATCGACAAGGCCGGGGCGGTCATCATCGTCTGCGCGGAGCCTGAAAAGGCCCACATGAAGAGCAGGGAGTTCGCGATCATCGACGCCTCCCTCGCAAGCGAAAACATCCTGTTGGCCACCGAGGCCCTGGGGCTTGGCGGGCATTGGACCGCCTCATATCCCTATGAGGACAAGATGAAGCATGTGCGCGCCGTGCTCGGCATACCGGCCGCGGTCATCCCGCTGAACGTCATACTGGTCGGCGTCCCGACCGGCGAGGACAAGCCGAAGGACAAGTACCAAAAGGACAAGATTCACTGGGGCACATGGTAA
- a CDS encoding PilZ domain-containing protein, giving the protein MRRAARRYRIERGSRCVLHHGGTDYPGTVANISLGGALLRLSGGSPAPLRPGAVCVLLLCSKPHLCPVKYTCQVVRCDDAAMAVQFHELDYGSYRVKCRKLLLALTA; this is encoded by the coding sequence ATGAGGAGAGCGGCGCGGCGATACCGGATCGAACGGGGTTCCAGATGCGTCCTGCACCATGGGGGCACGGATTACCCGGGGACGGTGGCAAACATCTCCCTGGGCGGCGCCTTGCTGCGCCTGAGCGGCGGAAGCCCCGCTCCCCTGCGCCCGGGGGCCGTGTGCGTCCTGCTGCTGTGCAGCAAGCCGCACCTCTGCCCGGTAAAGTACACCTGCCAGGTGGTCCGATGCGACGACGCCGCAATGGCGGTGCAATTCCACGAGCTCGACTACGGGAGCTACCGGGTGAAGTGCCGGAAACTGCTGCTCGCCTTGACCGCATAA
- a CDS encoding DUF5677 domain-containing protein, which yields MDTLQQLFETTLTKTLSEERVIVHILLKKFREQGFVLSSGQIKELEQAISQTADISAYKFDEDEALETPEDLTAFRNGGVRIEIDHNKDLAEAFEEIAGNLSNSLPEIAVEVSAIIFDTLKKNFKQYQKHARKENRQFCADLEHTWGTAFDLLEMFYDIALESGNSFNDYYWPKAAKEGNPVYDVLAGLHANGCRICAEIICLLKNGYADGAHARWRTLHEMAVIAAFVRGHGNDVAERYLYHGDMEEYGAARRYRARCRELGGRELEEGEYAALRDNYLALAAKYGRSYENRYGWAAAALGTEDPALADLEAGVDPDYLRPYYTMAGHGAADGPRALFSRVGLLPQTSEISLSGPGNPGLADPGHGTAISLLHITSSLLTVEANLDRLVICNVLSSLEGKIGEAFHKAYEAVEEAGAA from the coding sequence ATGGACACACTGCAGCAACTGTTTGAAACGACCCTGACAAAGACCCTTTCCGAGGAGCGGGTTATCGTCCATATCCTGCTGAAGAAATTCCGGGAGCAGGGGTTCGTGCTCAGCAGCGGGCAGATAAAGGAACTGGAACAGGCCATATCCCAAACGGCGGATATCAGCGCCTACAAGTTCGACGAGGACGAGGCCCTGGAGACCCCGGAGGACCTGACGGCATTCCGCAACGGTGGCGTGCGCATCGAAATCGACCACAACAAGGACCTGGCCGAGGCGTTCGAGGAAATCGCCGGGAACCTGTCGAACTCCCTGCCCGAGATCGCGGTGGAGGTTTCGGCCATCATCTTCGACACCTTGAAGAAGAACTTCAAGCAGTACCAGAAGCACGCCCGGAAGGAAAACCGGCAGTTCTGCGCCGACCTGGAGCACACCTGGGGCACGGCCTTCGACCTGCTGGAGATGTTCTACGATATCGCCCTGGAGTCGGGGAACAGCTTCAACGATTACTATTGGCCCAAGGCGGCCAAAGAGGGCAATCCGGTCTATGACGTCCTCGCGGGGCTCCACGCCAACGGCTGCCGCATCTGCGCGGAGATCATCTGCCTGCTCAAGAACGGCTATGCCGACGGCGCCCACGCACGGTGGCGCACCCTGCACGAGATGGCGGTCATCGCCGCGTTCGTGCGCGGCCACGGCAACGACGTCGCCGAGCGGTATCTGTACCACGGCGACATGGAGGAGTATGGCGCGGCCCGGAGGTATCGGGCGCGGTGCCGGGAACTGGGTGGCCGGGAACTGGAGGAGGGGGAATACGCCGCCCTCCGGGACAATTACCTCGCCCTGGCCGCCAAATACGGCAGAAGCTATGAAAACCGGTACGGCTGGGCCGCCGCGGCGCTGGGCACGGAAGACCCGGCCCTTGCCGACCTGGAGGCGGGCGTGGACCCGGACTACCTGCGCCCCTATTACACCATGGCCGGCCACGGCGCAGCCGACGGCCCCAGGGCGCTCTTCTCCCGGGTCGGCCTGCTCCCGCAGACATCGGAGATTTCCCTCTCCGGCCCCGGCAACCCCGGCCTGGCCGATCCGGGGCACGGCACGGCAATCTCCCTCCTGCACATCACCTCGTCCCTGCTGACCGTGGAAGCCAACCTGGACCGGCTGGTGATCTGCAATGTGCTGTCGAGCCTGGAAGGGAAGATAGGCGAGGCGTTCCACAAGGCGTACGAGGCGGTGGAGGAGGCGGGTGCGGCGTAG
- a CDS encoding PilZ domain-containing protein — protein sequence MSTRRFTRVEISVLAEIEYDDRVIAGEIMEISLRGLFVKTGEKIPLGRQVYVKARYLRKEFQFPATVIYEQEQGVGLKIDEINLPSFFHLRELIASKIDDPDAVIQETFIMADIITG from the coding sequence ATGAGCACGCGAAGGTTCACCAGGGTGGAAATCTCGGTACTGGCCGAGATCGAGTACGACGATCGGGTCATAGCCGGCGAGATTATGGAGATCAGCCTGCGGGGCCTGTTCGTCAAGACCGGGGAAAAGATCCCCCTCGGCCGGCAGGTGTACGTGAAGGCGCGCTACCTGCGGAAAGAGTTCCAGTTTCCCGCCACCGTGATCTACGAGCAGGAGCAGGGGGTGGGACTGAAGATCGACGAGATCAACCTCCCTTCCTTTTTCCACCTGCGGGAGCTCATCGCTTCCAAGATCGACGATCCCGATGCCGTCATCCAGGAAACCTTCATCATGGCCGACATCATAACCGGCTAG
- a CDS encoding cytochrome c3 family protein — MKNVLRISVTLGCILTLAVCAQGAPKKPAGSCRPCHADLKGHLGPKHPAVAKDTIAACLPCHAKAAAAGKAAPDPFGTRIHAPHVTAKSGVSCELCHVIAPGKRFTVRGSDRSLGKPTADDAALVREIMASLDAGALLAAAHGKHQVACSGCHGASLPVKGAAVENDRCLACHGSYDTLAEKTKPKEPHGPNPHASHLGAIACTACHYGHRKAEIYCKDCHPKFIMKIPFGE, encoded by the coding sequence ATGAAAAACGTCTTGCGGATCAGCGTCACTCTCGGTTGTATCCTTACCCTTGCCGTCTGCGCCCAGGGCGCGCCCAAAAAACCGGCCGGCAGTTGCCGCCCCTGCCATGCGGACCTGAAGGGGCACCTCGGCCCCAAACATCCGGCGGTGGCAAAGGACACCATCGCCGCATGCCTGCCGTGCCACGCCAAGGCCGCCGCAGCGGGCAAGGCGGCCCCCGATCCCTTCGGCACGCGCATCCACGCCCCCCATGTCACGGCGAAAAGCGGCGTGTCGTGCGAGCTCTGCCACGTCATCGCGCCGGGCAAACGGTTTACCGTCCGGGGGAGCGACCGGAGCCTGGGCAAGCCCACGGCCGACGATGCGGCCCTGGTCCGGGAGATCATGGCCTCCCTGGATGCGGGCGCATTGCTGGCGGCCGCCCACGGCAAGCATCAGGTGGCCTGCTCCGGCTGCCACGGCGCCTCTCTGCCGGTCAAGGGGGCTGCGGTGGAGAACGACCGTTGCCTGGCGTGCCACGGTTCCTACGACACCCTGGCGGAAAAGACCAAACCCAAGGAGCCCCACGGCCCCAACCCCCACGCGTCCCACCTGGGGGCCATCGCCTGCACAGCCTGCCACTACGGCCACCGGAAGGCGGAGATCTACTGCAAGGATTGCCATCCCAAATTCATCATGAAGATACCCTTCGGCGAGTGA
- a CDS encoding flavocytochrome c codes for MNDLSDAGFKQRQDDTMNGAKDNGRRDFLKTSLAVGLATASGAFALDLAASSAEAAGKRQLPKKWHETYDVVVIGSGFAGLAAAAEAAGKGASVIILEKMPVYGGNSIINGGEYNAWTDELHLREKHNLGDDSAETHTKDTLKGGDYYGSPELVEILTAGAPKALDWMIDEGGLKLRDVLNRTGGHSKYRTHTCVEGVGRGYTEALRKIAEHRGAKIRLKSTVSWIWRKDVDGPVLGVEVASGRGPVNIRAKKALILASGGFSRDVAMRQVYNPSLDKGYNCTNHKGATGEMIRYAQAVGAEAIQMAFIQLYPYADPETGILDAPAVYPFRGPGYGIVYVDEKGKRFVNELERRDVVSRAELNTGGKKTFSIFNEQMIGKMGTREEVEKGLARGRFVRAGSLAELAGRIGLDPAVLTETIRKHNGYLADKKDPEFGKNFTPQMISLEQGPYYAIAQWPAVHHTMGGLRVDKETRVLDIWGKAIPHLYAAGEVTGGLHGANRLGGNAIPDATVFGRIAGLNAAAEKA; via the coding sequence ATGAACGATCTCAGTGATGCAGGGTTCAAGCAGCGGCAGGATGACACCATGAACGGCGCGAAGGACAACGGCAGGCGGGATTTTCTCAAGACCTCCCTCGCCGTCGGGCTGGCTACGGCTTCCGGGGCTTTTGCCCTGGATCTGGCCGCATCGTCCGCAGAGGCGGCCGGTAAACGGCAACTCCCCAAGAAATGGCACGAGACCTATGACGTGGTCGTGATCGGCTCCGGCTTCGCCGGCCTTGCGGCCGCCGCCGAGGCCGCAGGCAAGGGCGCGTCCGTGATCATCCTGGAAAAAATGCCGGTGTACGGGGGCAACTCCATCATCAACGGCGGCGAGTACAACGCCTGGACCGACGAACTGCACCTGCGGGAAAAACATAACCTGGGGGACGACAGCGCCGAGACCCACACCAAGGATACTCTGAAGGGTGGGGATTACTACGGCAGCCCGGAACTGGTGGAGATCCTCACCGCCGGTGCCCCCAAGGCCCTGGACTGGATGATCGACGAAGGGGGCTTGAAGCTGCGGGACGTGCTGAACCGCACCGGCGGCCACAGCAAATACCGCACCCATACCTGCGTGGAAGGGGTCGGCCGGGGCTACACCGAAGCGCTGCGCAAGATCGCCGAACACCGCGGCGCCAAAATCCGCCTGAAAAGCACGGTGTCCTGGATCTGGCGCAAGGACGTGGACGGCCCGGTCCTGGGGGTGGAGGTCGCCTCCGGCCGCGGGCCGGTCAACATCAGGGCGAAGAAGGCCCTTATTCTCGCCTCGGGCGGGTTCAGCCGCGACGTGGCCATGCGCCAGGTCTACAACCCCTCCCTGGACAAGGGGTACAACTGCACCAACCACAAGGGGGCCACGGGCGAGATGATCCGCTACGCCCAGGCGGTGGGGGCCGAGGCCATCCAGATGGCGTTCATCCAGCTCTACCCCTACGCCGACCCGGAGACCGGCATCCTGGACGCCCCGGCGGTGTACCCCTTCCGCGGGCCGGGCTACGGCATCGTCTACGTGGATGAGAAGGGTAAACGCTTCGTCAACGAACTGGAGCGGCGCGACGTGGTATCCCGCGCCGAACTGAACACCGGCGGCAAAAAAACCTTCTCCATCTTCAACGAACAGATGATCGGCAAGATGGGGACCCGGGAAGAGGTGGAAAAAGGGCTCGCCCGGGGCCGCTTCGTGCGGGCCGGCTCCCTGGCCGAACTGGCCGGCAGGATCGGCCTCGACCCGGCCGTGCTGACCGAGACCATCAGAAAGCACAACGGCTACCTGGCCGACAAGAAGGACCCGGAATTCGGCAAGAACTTCACCCCGCAGATGATCTCCCTGGAGCAGGGGCCGTACTACGCCATCGCCCAATGGCCAGCGGTCCACCATACCATGGGCGGCCTCCGGGTCGATAAGGAGACCCGGGTCCTGGACATCTGGGGCAAGGCCATCCCGCACCTCTATGCGGCGGGCGAGGTGACCGGCGGGCTCCACGGCGCCAACCGTCTGGGGGGCAACGCCATCCCCGACGCCACGGTCTTCGGGAGGATCGCCGGGCTCAACGCCGCGGCGGAGAAAGCGTAA
- a CDS encoding PAS domain S-box protein: MLPHDAPFDSSIYEEVFESTSDLILITDRQGVIVRANRRALQLFPAEATLGTPFWVRLGLDVSSLTEAVDRLSALRDAPGAAGRTYACHTTRNVYDINLVPLGGDSATPRGFLLILNDITCLVTSRAALERRVGERTACLARSQKMLRSVFQGVGKGIILVDEDREVVESNQKACEIFGLHPANILGVDIRSLCSDGGRETILAMMDGIIENQVKSAELTALYFDKRAFPAVFTVSVIIIDGYRLWIVIVDDVSEQKSMERQLKNEKILTEEVNITLRTVLRNIENEQRELTGRLSRAIANDILPMLRRIKAASTDDVHNGYIDFVGELLVSLTKGSEEELDSGLLRLSKTEMKICKFIQAGFGSKEICTMMNLAFDTIQTHRKNIRRKLGLAGSGDISLYGYLMNRKLA; encoded by the coding sequence ATGCTACCGCACGATGCGCCATTCGACAGTTCCATCTATGAAGAGGTCTTCGAATCCACCTCCGATCTGATCCTGATTACGGACCGCCAGGGCGTCATCGTGCGCGCAAACCGCCGGGCCCTCCAGCTCTTTCCCGCCGAAGCCACCCTCGGCACGCCGTTCTGGGTCAGGCTGGGGCTTGACGTCAGCAGCCTGACGGAGGCCGTGGACCGGCTCTCCGCCCTCCGGGATGCGCCGGGCGCCGCCGGAAGAACCTATGCCTGCCACACCACCCGCAACGTGTACGACATCAACCTCGTCCCCCTCGGGGGCGACAGCGCCACCCCTCGGGGCTTCCTGCTGATCCTCAACGACATCACCTGCCTGGTCACCAGCCGCGCGGCCCTGGAGCGCCGGGTCGGCGAGCGCACCGCCTGCCTCGCCCGTTCCCAGAAGATGCTGCGCTCGGTCTTCCAGGGGGTCGGCAAGGGGATCATCCTGGTGGACGAGGACCGGGAGGTGGTGGAGTCCAACCAGAAGGCGTGCGAGATCTTCGGCCTCCATCCCGCCAACATCCTGGGGGTGGATATCCGCTCCCTCTGCAGCGACGGCGGCAGGGAGACCATCCTCGCCATGATGGACGGCATCATCGAGAACCAAGTCAAAAGCGCGGAACTCACGGCGCTCTATTTCGACAAGCGCGCCTTCCCGGCCGTGTTCACCGTCAGCGTCATCATCATCGACGGCTACCGGCTCTGGATCGTCATCGTGGACGACGTCTCCGAGCAGAAGAGTATGGAGCGGCAGCTCAAGAACGAGAAGATCCTCACGGAGGAGGTGAACATCACCCTGCGCACCGTGCTGAGGAATATCGAGAACGAGCAGCGGGAGCTCACCGGCAGGCTTTCCCGGGCCATCGCCAACGACATCCTGCCCATGCTGCGCAGGATCAAGGCCGCATCCACGGACGACGTGCACAACGGCTACATCGATTTTGTCGGGGAGCTTTTGGTTTCCCTGACCAAGGGGTCGGAGGAGGAGCTGGATTCCGGGCTGCTGCGCCTGAGCAAGACGGAGATGAAGATCTGCAAGTTCATCCAGGCGGGGTTCGGCAGCAAGGAGATCTGCACCATGATGAACCTGGCCTTCGACACGATCCAGACGCACCGCAAGAATATCCGCAGGAAGCTCGGGCTGGCGGGGTCCGGCGACATCAGCCTGTACGGCTACCTGATGAACCGGAAACTGGCGTAG
- a CDS encoding FAD-dependent oxidoreductase has protein sequence MDKVYDVVVVGSGFAGLAAAIEARNAGCSVLIIEKMRVPGGNSALSGGLFAVADSPLQAAAGIVDSPARLVSDMLRAGKGLNHPDLVRTVAGHSLEAYFWARDYLGVTFDDALIHGGGHSVPRIYNTPACSGAAIVQALLVKCRELGLTIRMQCALKDLIQDESGRVTGVAVADGHIFPRRDSGTTRRITARRGVVLASGGFCQDVAFRMVQNPRLDGSLETTNHPGATAEGLVSALKVGATPVHLSWIQLGPWTSRDEKGWGWGPCSRCWWASPTGS, from the coding sequence GTGGACAAGGTCTATGACGTGGTCGTTGTCGGGTCGGGGTTCGCCGGGCTTGCGGCGGCCATCGAAGCCCGGAATGCGGGATGCTCGGTGCTGATCATCGAAAAGATGCGGGTGCCGGGGGGCAATTCGGCCCTGAGCGGCGGCCTGTTTGCCGTGGCCGATTCCCCCCTCCAGGCGGCGGCCGGGATCGTCGATTCCCCAGCTCGGCTCGTGAGCGACATGCTGCGGGCCGGCAAGGGGCTGAACCATCCCGATCTGGTCCGGACCGTGGCGGGACACTCCCTGGAGGCCTATTTCTGGGCGCGGGACTATCTGGGCGTCACCTTCGACGATGCCCTCATCCATGGCGGCGGGCATTCCGTGCCCCGCATCTACAACACCCCGGCCTGTTCCGGGGCCGCCATCGTCCAGGCCCTTCTGGTGAAATGCCGGGAGCTGGGCCTCACCATACGCATGCAGTGCGCCCTGAAGGATCTCATCCAGGACGAAAGCGGCCGGGTGACCGGCGTCGCCGTGGCCGACGGCCACATCTTCCCGCGCCGGGACAGCGGCACCACCCGGAGGATCACGGCCCGCAGGGGCGTGGTGCTGGCCAGCGGCGGCTTCTGTCAGGATGTGGCGTTCCGCATGGTGCAGAATCCCCGGCTGGACGGCAGCCTGGAAACGACCAACCACCCGGGGGCGACCGCCGAGGGGCTGGTGAGCGCCCTGAAGGTCGGGGCCACGCCGGTCCACCTTTCGTGGATTCAACTGGGGCCCTGGACCTCCCGGGATGAAAAGGGGTGGGGGTGGGGGCCATGTTCACGCTGCTGGTGGGCTTCCCCCACGGGGTCATGA
- a CDS encoding FAD-binding protein produces the protein MFTLLVGFPHGVMIDAATGKRFVNELTDRLSRSRDMCLEGRDPMVIVGEEAAREFPNLAQCLKRRVVRRYDTIEALALDQAINGTALAATLAAYNQAVDNGVDAEFGKPLGYDKRYRITPPYYLARLKPKIHYCNGGIQINPRAQVLDAGRHEPIPGLYAAGEVTGGLNGACRIGGMATCECLVFGRIAGVNAAREPVPEAEGGA, from the coding sequence ATGTTCACGCTGCTGGTGGGCTTCCCCCACGGGGTCATGATCGACGCCGCCACGGGAAAGCGGTTCGTGAACGAGCTGACCGACCGCCTGTCCCGCTCCCGGGATATGTGCCTGGAAGGGCGCGACCCCATGGTGATCGTGGGGGAGGAGGCGGCGCGGGAGTTCCCGAACCTGGCCCAGTGCCTGAAACGGCGGGTCGTGCGGCGCTACGACACCATTGAGGCCCTGGCCCTGGATCAGGCCATCAACGGGACGGCGCTGGCCGCTACCCTGGCGGCCTACAACCAGGCGGTTGACAACGGCGTTGACGCGGAATTCGGCAAGCCGCTGGGCTACGATAAGCGCTACCGGATCACCCCCCCCTACTACCTGGCCCGGCTCAAGCCCAAGATCCACTACTGCAACGGCGGCATCCAGATCAATCCCCGCGCCCAGGTGCTGGATGCGGGGCGCCACGAGCCGATCCCCGGCCTCTACGCCGCCGGCGAGGTGACCGGCGGCCTGAACGGCGCCTGCCGGATCGGCGGCATGGCAACCTGCGAGTGCCTGGTCTTCGGCAGGATCGCCGGGGTGAACGCCGCCCGGGAACCGGTGCCCGAGGCCGAGGGGGGCGCCTGA
- a CDS encoding DUF3024 domain-containing protein, protein MALPDREAARVEELLGAFCRARCGEGVTLAYQVRGNRVALVETRPLFIDPDILNSVNVAQFEFDPGSQIWTLYWYDRKNRRQPYPTGRNRDALERLVAEVGADPTGIFWE, encoded by the coding sequence ATGGCGTTGCCCGACAGGGAAGCGGCACGGGTGGAGGAATTGCTGGGGGCGTTCTGCCGGGCGCGGTGCGGCGAGGGGGTGACCCTTGCCTACCAGGTGCGGGGGAACCGGGTGGCCCTGGTGGAGACCCGGCCCCTGTTCATCGACCCGGACATCCTGAACAGCGTGAACGTGGCCCAGTTCGAATTCGACCCGGGATCGCAGATCTGGACCCTGTACTGGTACGACCGGAAGAACCGGCGCCAGCCGTACCCCACGGGGCGCAACCGGGATGCCCTGGAACGGCTGGTCGCCGAGGTGGGGGCCGACCCCACCGGCATCTTCTGGGAGTAG